The Solibacillus sp. FSL R7-0682 genome includes a window with the following:
- a CDS encoding ASCH domain-containing protein codes for MNNIELYWKKFCSETNLENTQYKEAFQFGEKIDWLAQLVVEGKKTATCSSFELYKVENEPLPNAGEYSIILDSDNLPVAIIQVESVEIYPLNEVPENFAIAEGEGNYKEWWDAHVNFFTELFKQYDLTFTPHMKAVCERFKKVYPK; via the coding sequence ATGAACAACATAGAGCTTTATTGGAAAAAATTTTGTAGTGAAACAAACTTAGAAAATACTCAGTATAAGGAGGCTTTTCAATTTGGTGAAAAAATAGATTGGTTAGCCCAATTAGTAGTAGAGGGAAAAAAGACGGCAACTTGTTCAAGTTTTGAACTATATAAAGTTGAAAACGAACCGCTACCAAATGCCGGAGAATATTCAATTATACTAGATAGTGATAATTTGCCAGTAGCGATCATTCAAGTGGAATCCGTTGAAATTTACCCATTAAATGAAGTACCTGAAAACTTTGCAATAGCAGAAGGAGAAGGGAACTATAAGGAATGGTGGGATGCCCATGTGAATTTCTTTACGGAGCTGTTTAAACAGTACGATTTAACATTTACACCACATATGAAGGCAGTATGTGAGCGATTTAAAAAAGTGTACCCAAAATAA
- a CDS encoding squalene/phytoene synthase family protein, giving the protein MTSKTLQKDTMRVLKETSRTFYIPITFLDKELKLTVAAAYLAMRAIDEIEDHEDVSNETKHDVLLKVADLLLAPQFDNEEYVSVLAPIQDKMPEVTLRLADWIEVCPAEARAIVTSATSEMAGGMAKWALANWQVHTREDLDDYTYYVAGLVGVMLSELWEWSAGIKTDRELAIGYGRGLQAVNILRNEQEDMDERGVSFVPDNWSRTELFAYAEENLAKADLYMQDITKRSIKLFCRLPLALAHKTLQAMREGREKVSRAEVEATVEEIQQD; this is encoded by the coding sequence ATGACGAGTAAAACTCTTCAAAAAGACACGATGCGCGTCTTAAAAGAAACAAGTCGTACATTTTATATTCCAATTACCTTTTTAGATAAAGAATTAAAATTAACTGTAGCCGCTGCCTATTTAGCAATGCGTGCCATTGATGAAATCGAAGACCACGAAGATGTATCGAATGAAACAAAACATGATGTATTGTTAAAGGTAGCAGATTTATTACTTGCACCTCAATTTGACAATGAAGAGTATGTAAGTGTATTAGCTCCTATCCAAGACAAAATGCCAGAAGTAACATTACGCTTAGCTGATTGGATTGAAGTCTGCCCAGCTGAAGCTCGTGCAATTGTAACGAGTGCTACAAGTGAAATGGCAGGTGGAATGGCGAAATGGGCATTAGCAAATTGGCAAGTTCACACAAGGGAAGATTTGGATGATTATACATATTATGTGGCCGGTTTAGTAGGAGTCATGCTATCCGAACTTTGGGAATGGAGTGCTGGTATCAAAACGGATCGTGAATTAGCAATTGGCTATGGTCGAGGCTTACAAGCTGTCAATATTTTACGCAACGAGCAAGAAGATATGGATGAACGCGGTGTTAGCTTTGTGCCTGATAATTGGAGTCGAACAGAGCTATTTGCTTATGCTGAGGAAAACTTAGCGAAGGCAGACTTATATATGCAGGATATTACAAAGCGGTCAATTAAACTGTTTTGCCGCTTACCTCTTGCATTAGCACACAAAACATTACAAGCGATGCGTGAAGGACGTGAAAAAGTGTCCCGAGCAGAAGTCGAAGCTACCGTTGAAGAAATTCAACAGGATTAA
- a CDS encoding S8 family serine peptidase, producing the protein MKLRKTKNQTKVFSVVASLFMTFSLVAPNVVSAETTNKIHQSLRDSSSNSISISAKDKLSSRLLQSFKDDDKTTFLIKFKEKSDSLAVAQEARKSAEKANLSSHNTKLIQRSAVVSELKSTSLESQQNVTEFLEQEVAKGNAKDIESYYIVNGMSVTATQEVAEKLATFPEVEKILPNETRQLFTTKTKNAVTPKAETSNVEWNVERVKAPEVWEMGIDGAGTVVASIDTGVQWDHPALKEKYRGYNKASGAVSHDYNWFDATAGRATPYDDQGHGTHVTGTMVGSEPNGANQVGVAPGAKYIAVKAFTANGGTDADLLEAAQWILAPTDAAGNTRVDMAPDVVNNSWGGGPGLDEWYRDVVINWRAAEIFPEFSAGNTTFTNPGGPGSVASPANYPESFATGATDINNVVANFSLRGPSPYSEIKPDISAPGVNIRSSVPGGTYEGGWNGTSMAGPAVSGVAALLRQVNANLTVNEMEEILLNTANPLTDSVYTTVPNHGYGYGLVDAYEAVGSIITGLGTLKGQISQQGDDTEAPVFEHTAPRETYEGMALPLTISVTDNISVSSVNLNYKDADGVWQSIEAGRTSGDYTDGEYTVVVPGEFISGETFTYKWTINDFGNNEVVSGEYMIQVNPGITIGYSEDFEATPIGWTSFGEKNSWEWGIPTVGPEGAASGEKVYATNLDGTYENSMNATLVMPPVDLPEGNSFLQFKQWHEFEQSSSGRAWDYGHVFISTDQVEWTQLLMIQGTSGGWIDAEVDLSAYAGQRVYIGFNAFSDSSVVKNGWYLDDVVLADTSQTGKVSKGNNGNKAGNSGNKGNNGNNKETDKKSFKEAIDPKTIRPVMNAKEAPPVVDTIVNPTLLPLGAQVSVLESGRSVYSNPADGTYSLMHSAGTFTAKAESYGFESEVRSVTIEADGTSTANFTLMELAENMVSGVITDQSTGEGIEGATIILVEDANVAPVVTDATGNYSLTAYEGDYTLKIIARGYHSQEISITIGSDATTQNIALEPFYTYPGGEIGYDDGTAENARAFNAAGNAWAVKMSLPEGKENGIVTDGVFRFWDTEWPVPGGTAFAVEVWDAKGADGAPGNKLAGPIDATALRNGDWTVVDLTEHNITVNGDFYMVYRQTVANPNSPGLATDENGVNAGRSYQGVSGAWSPSPAAEGNYMIRARVSYEVVGPVITSPEVGLVTNAPQFTVEGTASPTTTIELKQNGKDAGSGVVGEDGKFSIQTELTEGANELVAVSVLDGRVTGQSEPVTVILDTVKPELTIDTPVDGEKTNRETVTVQGTITDENLEFVRVNGQDATVSNGKYSKRVLLDEGINQIVVEASDKAGNSESKTVTVTADYTAPEITNLKPENDLYLATGRSVKIEFDSSTGLKPSFVIHMPLTNVGQVNNATELPMMEQGNGHYVGYWTVPADTIANGAVIEVKVVDEFGNETRQKAAGKLFINLPVPAGQSEEEVKEEIEEAPFKDIVE; encoded by the coding sequence ATGAAGTTGAGGAAGACAAAAAATCAAACTAAAGTTTTTAGTGTTGTTGCTAGTCTATTTATGACGTTTTCGCTCGTTGCACCAAACGTTGTTAGTGCAGAAACAACAAACAAAATTCACCAATCGTTAAGGGATTCAAGTTCTAATTCTATTTCAATTTCTGCTAAGGACAAGCTGAGCAGTCGTTTACTGCAAAGTTTTAAGGACGATGATAAAACTACATTTCTAATAAAATTTAAGGAGAAATCGGACTCCTTAGCAGTAGCTCAAGAAGCAAGGAAGAGTGCTGAAAAGGCTAATTTGTCTTCTCATAATACTAAGCTTATCCAGCGTTCTGCAGTTGTATCAGAACTGAAGTCCACTTCTTTAGAGTCTCAGCAAAACGTCACAGAATTTCTCGAGCAAGAAGTTGCAAAGGGTAATGCGAAGGATATTGAATCGTATTATATTGTAAACGGAATGTCCGTTACTGCAACTCAGGAAGTTGCTGAAAAATTGGCCACATTCCCAGAGGTAGAGAAAATATTACCAAATGAAACCCGCCAATTATTTACTACAAAAACAAAGAATGCAGTCACTCCAAAGGCAGAAACTTCAAATGTTGAATGGAATGTGGAGCGTGTAAAAGCTCCAGAAGTATGGGAGATGGGCATTGATGGAGCTGGAACAGTTGTAGCAAGTATTGATACAGGTGTGCAATGGGATCATCCAGCTTTAAAGGAGAAATACCGTGGTTACAATAAGGCCAGTGGAGCAGTTTCTCATGACTATAACTGGTTTGATGCAACAGCGGGACGGGCTACACCATATGATGACCAAGGGCATGGAACACATGTTACGGGAACAATGGTTGGTAGTGAACCTAATGGCGCGAACCAAGTAGGTGTAGCTCCTGGAGCAAAATATATTGCTGTTAAGGCATTTACAGCAAATGGGGGAACAGACGCGGACTTACTCGAAGCAGCACAATGGATTTTAGCTCCAACAGATGCAGCAGGTAATACGCGAGTGGATATGGCACCAGATGTAGTGAATAACTCATGGGGTGGTGGACCAGGACTTGATGAATGGTATCGTGATGTTGTCATTAATTGGCGTGCAGCAGAAATTTTCCCTGAATTTTCTGCGGGGAATACAACTTTTACAAATCCTGGTGGTCCGGGGTCTGTAGCATCACCTGCTAACTATCCAGAATCTTTTGCAACAGGCGCGACGGATATTAATAATGTCGTAGCGAATTTCTCGTTACGCGGACCTTCTCCTTATTCGGAAATTAAGCCGGATATCTCCGCTCCAGGTGTGAATATTCGTTCATCTGTACCTGGTGGAACTTATGAAGGTGGATGGAATGGTACATCGATGGCAGGTCCAGCAGTATCAGGTGTAGCAGCGTTGCTTAGACAAGTGAACGCTAACTTAACTGTGAATGAGATGGAAGAGATTTTGCTTAATACAGCGAACCCTTTAACAGATTCGGTGTATACAACGGTTCCGAATCATGGATATGGTTATGGATTAGTTGATGCATATGAGGCAGTAGGTTCCATTATTACAGGACTTGGAACATTGAAAGGACAGATTTCACAACAAGGTGACGATACAGAGGCTCCGGTATTTGAACATACTGCTCCACGTGAGACGTATGAAGGAATGGCTTTACCTCTAACAATCTCAGTTACAGATAATATCAGTGTTTCATCTGTTAACTTAAACTATAAAGATGCAGATGGTGTATGGCAATCAATTGAAGCTGGGCGTACATCTGGAGACTATACTGATGGAGAATATACTGTAGTAGTACCTGGAGAATTTATTTCAGGGGAAACATTTACGTATAAATGGACAATAAATGACTTTGGTAACAATGAAGTAGTTAGTGGAGAATATATGATTCAAGTAAATCCAGGGATAACAATCGGTTATTCAGAAGATTTTGAAGCTACACCTATTGGTTGGACTTCTTTTGGAGAGAAAAATAGCTGGGAATGGGGTATTCCAACAGTTGGTCCTGAAGGCGCAGCTTCTGGAGAAAAGGTATACGCTACTAATTTAGATGGAACATATGAGAATTCTATGAATGCTACACTCGTTATGCCTCCAGTAGATTTACCAGAAGGAAACTCTTTCTTGCAATTTAAACAATGGCATGAGTTCGAACAATCTTCATCTGGAAGAGCCTGGGATTATGGTCATGTATTTATTTCGACAGATCAAGTTGAGTGGACGCAACTTTTAATGATCCAAGGCACATCTGGCGGTTGGATAGACGCAGAGGTTGACTTGTCAGCATATGCAGGGCAACGTGTATACATTGGCTTTAATGCTTTTTCAGATAGTAGTGTTGTGAAAAATGGTTGGTATTTAGATGATGTTGTTTTAGCGGACACTTCTCAAACAGGAAAAGTATCAAAAGGAAATAATGGAAATAAAGCAGGTAATAGTGGAAACAAAGGAAACAATGGTAATAATAAAGAAACAGACAAAAAGTCTTTCAAAGAAGCAATTGACCCTAAAACGATTAGACCTGTCATGAATGCTAAAGAAGCACCTCCGGTAGTTGATACAATAGTTAATCCAACACTCCTACCATTAGGTGCTCAAGTAAGTGTCTTAGAATCTGGGCGTTCGGTTTATTCGAACCCGGCAGATGGGACGTATTCACTTATGCATAGCGCAGGTACATTTACAGCGAAAGCAGAATCTTATGGATTTGAGTCAGAAGTAAGATCTGTAACTATTGAAGCAGACGGTACTTCAACTGCTAACTTTACATTAATGGAATTGGCAGAAAATATGGTAAGTGGTGTAATTACTGATCAATCGACGGGAGAGGGAATTGAAGGAGCAACAATTATCCTTGTAGAAGATGCAAATGTGGCACCAGTTGTAACAGATGCTACTGGTAATTACTCTCTAACTGCTTACGAGGGAGACTACACATTAAAAATAATTGCTCGTGGCTACCATAGCCAAGAAATTTCAATCACAATCGGTTCGGATGCAACAACACAAAATATTGCCTTAGAACCTTTCTACACATATCCAGGTGGAGAAATCGGATATGATGATGGAACAGCAGAAAACGCACGCGCGTTTAATGCAGCAGGGAATGCTTGGGCTGTAAAAATGTCACTTCCAGAAGGCAAAGAGAATGGAATTGTTACAGATGGAGTTTTCCGTTTCTGGGATACAGAATGGCCAGTGCCAGGTGGTACGGCGTTTGCTGTAGAGGTATGGGATGCTAAAGGAGCAGATGGTGCACCTGGGAATAAACTAGCTGGTCCTATTGATGCAACAGCCCTTCGTAACGGTGACTGGACTGTAGTGGATCTTACAGAACACAATATTACAGTAAATGGCGACTTCTACATGGTTTATCGCCAAACTGTAGCAAATCCTAATTCACCTGGACTTGCAACAGACGAAAACGGAGTAAACGCAGGAAGAAGTTATCAAGGAGTGTCGGGAGCATGGTCACCTTCTCCAGCCGCAGAAGGAAATTATATGATTCGTGCTCGTGTTAGTTATGAAGTAGTTGGCCCAGTTATTACTTCGCCAGAGGTTGGGCTAGTAACAAATGCTCCACAGTTTACTGTTGAAGGAACTGCTTCACCTACAACTACAATTGAGTTAAAACAAAATGGAAAAGATGCTGGCTCAGGCGTGGTTGGCGAGGATGGCAAATTTTCTATACAAACTGAATTAACAGAAGGGGCAAATGAATTAGTAGCAGTTTCTGTACTGGATGGCCGAGTAACAGGGCAATCTGAGCCTGTCACAGTTATACTAGACACGGTTAAACCAGAACTAACAATTGATACGCCAGTTGACGGAGAAAAAACAAATCGTGAAACTGTAACGGTTCAAGGAACAATTACAGACGAAAATCTAGAGTTCGTTCGTGTTAATGGGCAAGATGCAACAGTTTCGAATGGTAAATACTCTAAACGGGTACTTCTAGATGAAGGGATAAACCAAATCGTAGTAGAGGCTAGTGATAAAGCAGGTAATAGTGAATCAAAAACAGTCACTGTTACAGCAGATTACACTGCTCCAGAAATTACGAATCTGAAACCAGAAAATGATCTTTATTTGGCAACAGGTAGAAGCGTTAAAATTGAATTTGATAGTAGCACAGGGTTAAAACCTTCATTTGTTATCCATATGCCATTAACGAATGTAGGACAAGTGAACAATGCAACAGAGCTGCCTATGATGGAACAGGGCAACGGACATTATGTTGGTTATTGGACAGTCCCTGCAGATACTATTGCGAATGGAGCAGTGATTGAAGTAAAAGTGGTCGATGAATTTGGTAATGAAACACGCCAAAAAGCTGCAGGTAAACTATTTATCAATCTTCCTGTACCGGCAGGACAGTCTGAAGAAGAAGTAAAAGAAGAAATAGAAGAAGCACCATTCAAAGATATAGTCGAATAA
- a CDS encoding 3'-5' exonuclease, whose protein sequence is MERTKTYITVDVEAALIRGKQYIIEIGAVKWLPDGTTETFTQLIQPYKFKKLNAHIQQLTGITTEQLLDAPSFKEAFYKFKRWCKSDYVFLTFGEFDRKVFEDELTRNYINKECLYPMIDFQQKYMIAKSVKEQPSLSGLMQELGLENETQHRALADAYSLLRIFQTVDGESMIKQQETNEFILLLTNFRMLETTYELLISKTLCSIEHNQIQIHNMQTFRDELPFRIHSVERINEQGEPITTEQIKITPNLEAKQFLRQLALEVPGKILVSRTALRSVSKVLKLHHVSLPKTEGMTLTNLLKKEELIAKFNLVDETTHAYEAKILRLIRKFETSIVEEFHKRALLEKDPVQV, encoded by the coding sequence TTGGAAAGAACAAAAACATATATTACGGTTGATGTGGAAGCCGCACTTATTCGTGGTAAACAATATATTATTGAAATCGGTGCAGTAAAATGGTTGCCTGATGGTACTACGGAAACTTTTACGCAACTTATTCAGCCTTATAAATTCAAAAAGCTGAATGCACATATTCAACAATTAACAGGCATTACGACTGAACAATTATTAGATGCTCCTTCATTCAAAGAGGCATTTTATAAGTTTAAGCGCTGGTGTAAAAGTGATTATGTATTTTTAACTTTTGGCGAATTTGATCGAAAAGTATTTGAAGACGAGTTAACGAGAAACTACATTAATAAAGAATGTCTTTATCCAATGATAGATTTCCAACAAAAATATATGATAGCAAAAAGTGTAAAGGAACAGCCTAGCTTAAGTGGACTTATGCAAGAGCTAGGTTTAGAAAATGAAACACAGCATCGTGCCTTAGCAGATGCGTACAGTTTACTTCGAATTTTTCAAACTGTGGATGGCGAAAGTATGATTAAGCAACAAGAAACAAATGAGTTTATTTTATTATTGACCAATTTCCGTATGCTTGAAACAACTTATGAGTTATTAATTTCAAAAACATTATGTTCAATTGAACATAATCAAATTCAGATTCATAATATGCAAACTTTCCGAGATGAGCTGCCATTTCGTATCCACAGCGTGGAAAGAATCAATGAACAAGGTGAACCTATAACGACAGAGCAAATAAAAATTACGCCAAATCTAGAGGCTAAACAATTTTTACGACAGCTAGCGTTAGAAGTACCAGGAAAAATTTTAGTTTCTCGAACAGCACTACGTTCAGTATCAAAAGTTTTAAAGTTACATCATGTAAGTTTGCCAAAAACGGAAGGGATGACGTTAACAAACCTTCTAAAAAAAGAAGAGCTTATTGCAAAATTTAATTTAGTTGATGAAACAACTCACGCCTATGAAGCAAAAATTTTGCGCCTCATTCGAAAATTTGAAACTTCTATTGTGGAAGAGTTCCATAAACGCGCTTTACTAGAGAAAGATCCGGTTCAAGTTTAA
- a CDS encoding DUF4181 domain-containing protein, with amino-acid sequence MLIVIVIVSFIAAGIIDLKLRKKFSIEKNEKFMDQYIGFLHLFLEVILCLLFLSFVTVNFFDQKTIYALLFAFIMLLFAIRGLLEFLFRRQKRRHILSFTYVVLCGVISIAIMLFMK; translated from the coding sequence GTGCTAATCGTTATTGTCATTGTGAGTTTTATTGCAGCAGGTATAATTGATTTAAAGCTACGGAAAAAGTTTAGTATCGAAAAAAATGAAAAGTTTATGGATCAATATATAGGCTTTTTACATTTGTTTTTAGAAGTTATACTTTGCTTATTATTCTTGTCGTTTGTTACAGTGAATTTCTTTGACCAAAAGACAATATACGCTCTACTCTTTGCGTTTATTATGCTATTATTTGCGATTCGTGGTTTATTAGAATTCCTGTTTAGACGTCAAAAACGCCGCCACATCTTATCGTTTACGTATGTGGTATTATGCGGCGTCATTAGTATTGCGATTATGTTATTTATGAAATGA
- a CDS encoding D-serine ammonia-lyase, whose translation MIEQKVDVNALKTSFPLVEKLQNEEYVFWINDRISQENETLNTVSMEMVREAEAKLHRFSSYIMEAFPFTKFSNGLIESDLKEIPAMKKLIEGRRGFEIPGQLMLKCDHSLPIAGSIKARGGIYEVLSYAEKLAIDAGMLSLTDNYAKIHSDEFREFFSQYKIAVGSTGNLGLSIGIISAKLGFHVTVHMSKEAKQWKKDLLREKGVSVIEHETDYTAAVEKGRIEASQDEMCHFVDDENSLDLFLGYAVAGLRLEKQLKTARIKVDEQHPLFVYLPCGVGGGPGGVAYSLKQIYGEHIHIFFGEPFASPCMLLGMMTGLHDKISVGDIGLSNQTEADGLAVARPSRFVGTLMESILSGCYTVDDSFLFRSLKGMYEQENIFMEPSAHAGVYGPIELMMQGTRYLEQKGLINKMKHATHIIWSTGGDLVPEELRQQYLQTEI comes from the coding sequence ATGATTGAACAAAAAGTTGATGTTAATGCATTAAAAACAAGCTTTCCACTCGTTGAAAAGTTACAAAATGAAGAGTATGTATTTTGGATAAACGATCGAATTTCACAAGAAAACGAAACATTAAACACAGTATCTATGGAAATGGTTCGTGAAGCTGAAGCTAAATTACATCGTTTTTCTTCATATATAATGGAAGCTTTTCCATTTACTAAGTTTTCAAATGGCTTGATTGAATCGGACTTAAAAGAAATACCTGCAATGAAGAAATTAATTGAAGGTCGTCGAGGTTTCGAAATTCCAGGGCAACTGATGCTAAAATGTGATCATTCACTACCAATTGCAGGCTCTATTAAGGCTCGTGGCGGTATTTATGAAGTGTTAAGTTATGCTGAGAAGCTTGCAATCGATGCAGGAATGCTTTCACTTACAGACAACTACGCAAAAATTCATAGCGATGAATTTCGAGAATTTTTCAGCCAATATAAAATTGCAGTAGGTTCCACTGGAAATTTAGGTTTAAGTATCGGCATTATTAGTGCTAAGCTAGGCTTTCATGTAACGGTGCATATGTCAAAAGAGGCAAAGCAATGGAAAAAAGATTTACTTCGCGAAAAGGGCGTTTCAGTTATAGAGCATGAAACCGATTATACTGCAGCAGTAGAAAAAGGTAGAATTGAAGCAAGCCAAGATGAAATGTGTCATTTTGTTGATGATGAAAACTCACTCGATTTATTTTTAGGTTATGCTGTAGCAGGTCTCCGTTTAGAAAAACAATTAAAGACTGCTAGAATAAAAGTAGATGAACAGCACCCATTATTTGTTTATTTACCGTGTGGAGTTGGTGGTGGCCCAGGTGGTGTGGCATATAGTTTAAAACAAATTTACGGAGAGCATATCCATATTTTCTTTGGGGAACCATTTGCCTCTCCTTGTATGTTACTTGGCATGATGACAGGACTTCATGACAAAATTAGTGTAGGAGATATCGGTTTGTCAAATCAAACAGAAGCGGATGGTTTAGCGGTTGCGCGTCCTTCTAGATTTGTAGGAACATTGATGGAATCTATACTTAGTGGATGCTATACTGTGGATGATAGCTTTTTATTTAGAAGCTTAAAAGGTATGTATGAGCAGGAAAATATTTTTATGGAACCTTCTGCCCATGCTGGTGTATATGGTCCGATTGAATTAATGATGCAAGGTACGCGTTATCTTGAACAAAAGGGACTAATAAATAAGATGAAGCATGCAACACATATTATTTGGTCGACAGGTGGCGACTTAGTGCCAGAGGAATTACGCCAGCAATATTTGCAGACAGAGATTTAG
- a CDS encoding YaiI/YqxD family protein, translating to MLHLLIDADACPVVDLALFVSSQYEITPILFCDTSHRVERENVKTIIVDKGPDSVDFKLLSRLKKGDLVITGDYGLAAMCLAKGGIVVNHNGKELTSDNIDQLLASRYESAKIRRAGGRTKGPKKRTEENNLAFESKFRQICERAILAKGGTNS from the coding sequence ATTTTACATTTACTAATTGATGCAGATGCCTGCCCAGTTGTTGATTTGGCGCTATTTGTTTCATCTCAATATGAGATAACACCAATCTTATTCTGCGATACATCACATCGTGTAGAAAGAGAAAATGTAAAAACAATTATTGTAGATAAAGGACCTGATTCAGTCGATTTTAAGCTTTTAAGTAGATTAAAGAAGGGAGATTTGGTCATAACCGGGGACTATGGCTTAGCTGCCATGTGTTTGGCAAAAGGTGGAATTGTCGTCAATCATAACGGAAAAGAACTGACGTCTGACAACATAGATCAGCTGTTGGCAAGTCGATATGAAAGTGCGAAAATAAGACGTGCAGGGGGGCGAACAAAAGGTCCTAAAAAACGCACAGAAGAAAACAATTTGGCGTTTGAATCGAAATTTCGACAAATTTGTGAACGTGCGATTTTAGCAAAGGGAGGAACGAATTCATGA
- the gdhA gene encoding NADP-specific glutamate dehydrogenase, which translates to MTTALINNAQQYVDGVFAKLKSKNAHQPEFLQAAEEIFLSLVPVFEQNPEYIKHNILERIVEPDRIVSFRVAWQDDNNQVQVNRGYRVQYNNVIGPYKGGLRFHPSVNESIMKFLAFEQIFKNALTGQPIGGGKGGSDFNPKGKSDAEIMRFCQAFMTELYRYVGPDVDVPAGDIGVGAREVGYLWGQYKRIRGAYEAGVLTGKKPGYGGSLARTEATGYGLVYFVGEMLREANDSLLNKTVVVSGSGNVAIYAIEKAQHFGAKVVACSDSSGYIYDPEGIDLNLVKELKEIQGKRIKEYVSYRKNATYTEGCNGIWTIPCDIALPCATQNEINGEQARTLIANGVKLVAEGANMPSDLEAINEFLNNGVLFGPAKAANAGGVAVSALEMAQNSGRSYWSFEEVDAKLHDIMKSIFAESSEAAKKYGFEGNLVVGSNIAGFKKVANGMLVEGVY; encoded by the coding sequence ATGACAACAGCACTAATTAATAATGCACAACAATACGTAGATGGTGTTTTTGCAAAGCTAAAATCAAAGAACGCACACCAACCAGAATTCTTACAAGCGGCGGAAGAAATCTTCCTTTCATTAGTTCCTGTATTTGAACAAAATCCAGAATATATAAAGCACAATATTTTAGAACGTATCGTTGAACCAGATCGAATTGTTTCATTCCGAGTAGCTTGGCAAGATGATAACAACCAAGTGCAAGTAAACCGTGGTTATCGTGTCCAGTACAACAATGTCATCGGACCATATAAAGGAGGCTTACGCTTCCACCCATCTGTAAATGAATCTATCATGAAATTTTTAGCGTTTGAGCAAATTTTTAAAAACGCCTTAACAGGTCAACCAATCGGTGGTGGTAAAGGTGGGTCTGACTTCAATCCAAAAGGGAAATCAGATGCTGAAATTATGCGCTTCTGTCAAGCATTTATGACTGAATTATACCGTTATGTTGGTCCAGATGTCGACGTACCAGCAGGTGATATTGGTGTAGGTGCACGCGAAGTAGGCTATTTATGGGGACAATACAAACGCATTCGTGGTGCTTATGAAGCTGGTGTTTTAACAGGGAAAAAACCAGGCTATGGCGGTTCATTAGCTCGTACTGAAGCAACAGGTTATGGTCTAGTATACTTTGTTGGAGAAATGCTACGCGAGGCAAATGATTCACTTTTAAATAAAACAGTTGTCGTTTCAGGTTCAGGTAACGTGGCAATTTATGCAATCGAAAAAGCACAACATTTCGGAGCAAAAGTAGTAGCCTGCTCTGACTCTTCAGGCTATATTTATGATCCAGAAGGCATTGATTTAAACTTAGTGAAAGAATTGAAGGAAATTCAAGGCAAACGTATTAAAGAGTACGTATCTTACCGTAAAAATGCCACTTATACGGAAGGGTGTAACGGTATTTGGACAATTCCATGTGACATTGCTCTACCATGTGCGACGCAAAACGAAATAAACGGCGAACAGGCACGTACTTTAATTGCTAACGGCGTAAAATTAGTCGCAGAAGGCGCAAACATGCCTTCAGATTTAGAAGCAATTAATGAATTTTTAAACAATGGTGTATTATTTGGTCCTGCTAAAGCTGCAAATGCTGGTGGTGTAGCTGTATCAGCACTAGAAATGGCTCAAAACTCTGGACGCAGCTATTGGTCATTTGAAGAAGTTGACGCTAAATTACATGACATTATGAAGTCAATTTTTGCGGAAAGCTCAGAAGCTGCGAAGAAATACGGTTTTGAAGGTAATTTAGTTGTTGGTTCAAATATTGCCGGTTTCAAAAAAGTTGCGAACGGAATGCTTGTTGAAGGCGTTTATTAA